CCGCTGTAAACGCGGATGCAGCCGTTCGCCATCGCGAAGGCGTTAACGTCTTTGGTGACGTACACCTTGTAGTTGACCGGCAGGCCGTTGATGTTATCGCCCAGCGCGGAGGCGATTTTGTTCAGCCGCTGGGTATAGGGGCTGTCCGCCGGGGCGAGGGTAGCTTTGCTGTCCTGCTGCTTACAGGCATCGTCGCTCAGGGTTTTGACCTGGGCATCGCTTAGGGTGTAGGCCTGGAAGGCTTCGGCTCCGGAGGTCAATAGCCCGTTGGAGTCCATTCCCTGGCAGCCGCTCAGCAGGGCCGCGACGCTCAGGCTTAATAATACAGGGCGCATCTTCATGGCCATTTTCCTTTCTTTATAATAGGTCAAAACAGAATCGGATTTACCGCAGGCGAGGCGGCTCCTCGCTCAGTATAAAGAAGAATAAATAGCCTGCGCATCAGGTTGCGCAACTTGCGAGCGTTATCCAGAGATTTCTTACCCTGTCAACGGCGCGCCGCATGTACATGACCATTCCCCTGGTGTACATTGTTGTCACATTTTCGGGCGTAGCCCATAACGCATCGTAGTCAAGGCGCGACCTTCAACCATCCGATCTGGAGTCAAAATGTCCTCTCGTAAAGAGCTTGCCAATGCTATTCGTGCGCTCAGCATGGACGCAGTACAAAAAGCCAAATCCGGTCACCCGGGTGCCCCTATGGGTATGGCCGACATTGCCGAAGTCCTGTGGCGTGATTTCCTGAACCATAACCCACAGAACCCATCCTGGGCCGACCGCGACCGCTTCGTGCTGTCCAACGGCCACGGTTCTATGCTGATTTACAGCCTGCTGCACCTCAGCGGTTATGACCTGCCGATTGAAGAACTGAAAAACTTCCGTCAGCTGCACTCCAAAACTCCGGGCCACCCGGAAGTGGGCTACACCGCAGGTGTTGAAACCACGACTGGCCCGCTGGGTCAGGGCATCGCCAACGCGGTCGGCATGGCTATCGCAGAGAAAACGCTGGCGGCGCAGTTCAACCGTCCTGGCCACGACATCGTGGACCACTTCACCTATGCCTTTATGGGTGACGGTTGCATGATGGAAGGCATCTCTCACGAGGTTTGCTCTCTGGCCGGTACCCTGAAACTGGGTAAACTGGTTGCGTTCTATGATGACAACGGCATCTCCATCGACGGCCACGTTGAAGGCTGGTTCACCGACGATACCGCGAAACGCTTTGAAGCCTACGGCTGGCACGTAGTGCGCGGCGTAGACGGTCACGACGCGGCGGCTATCAAACGTGCGGTAGAAGAAGCGCGTGCGGTAACCGACAAACCGTCCCTGCTGATGTGCAAAACCATCATCGGCTTCGGTTCCCCGAACAAAGCGGGTACTCACGACTCCCACGGCGCACCGCTGGGTGATGCAGAAATCGCACTGACTCGCGAAGCGCTGGGCTGGAACCACGCTCCGTTCGAGATCCCTTCTGATATCTATGCTCAGTGGGATGCGAAAGAAGCTGGTCAGGCTAAAGAAGCGGCATGGAACGAGAAGTTCGCCGCTTACGCAAAAGCCTTCCCGCAGGAAGCAGCAGAGTTTACTCGCCGTGTGAAAGGCGAAATGCCGGCTGACTTCGATGCGAAAGCAAACGAATTTATCGCTAAGCTGCAGGCTAATCCATCCAAGATTGCCAGCCGTAAAGCGTCTCAGAATGCTATTGAAGCCTTTGGTCCGCTGCTGCCAGAATTCCTGGGCGGTTCCGCTGACCTGGCGCCTTCTAACCTGACTATCTGGTCCGGTTCTAAAGCGATTAACGAAGACACCGCCGGGAACTACATCCACTACGGCGTGCGCGAATTCGGCATGACCGCTATCGCCAACGGTATCTCCCTGCACGGTGGTTTCCTGCCGTACACCTCTACCTTCCTGATGTTCGTAGAGTATGCCCGTAACGCGGTGCGTATGGCTGCGCTGATGAAACAGCGTCAGGTGATGGTTTACACCCACGACTCTATCGGCCTGGGCGAAGACGGCCCGACTCACCAGCCGGTTGAGCAGGTGGCTTCCCTGCGTGTGACCCCGAACATGAGCACCTGGCGCCCATGTGACCAGGTTGAGTCTGCGGTGGCGTGGAAATACGGCGTTGAGCGTCACGACGGCCCGACCGCGCTGATCCTCTCCCGTCAGAACCTGGCGCAGCAGGATCGTACCGAGCAGCAGCTGAAAGACATCGCTCGCGGCGGCTACGTGCTGAAAGACTGTGACGGCCAGCCAGAGCTGATCTTTATCGCGACCGGTTCTGAAGTTGAGCTGGCCGTAG
This region of Cedecea lapagei genomic DNA includes:
- the tkt gene encoding transketolase, which produces MSSRKELANAIRALSMDAVQKAKSGHPGAPMGMADIAEVLWRDFLNHNPQNPSWADRDRFVLSNGHGSMLIYSLLHLSGYDLPIEELKNFRQLHSKTPGHPEVGYTAGVETTTGPLGQGIANAVGMAIAEKTLAAQFNRPGHDIVDHFTYAFMGDGCMMEGISHEVCSLAGTLKLGKLVAFYDDNGISIDGHVEGWFTDDTAKRFEAYGWHVVRGVDGHDAAAIKRAVEEARAVTDKPSLLMCKTIIGFGSPNKAGTHDSHGAPLGDAEIALTREALGWNHAPFEIPSDIYAQWDAKEAGQAKEAAWNEKFAAYAKAFPQEAAEFTRRVKGEMPADFDAKANEFIAKLQANPSKIASRKASQNAIEAFGPLLPEFLGGSADLAPSNLTIWSGSKAINEDTAGNYIHYGVREFGMTAIANGISLHGGFLPYTSTFLMFVEYARNAVRMAALMKQRQVMVYTHDSIGLGEDGPTHQPVEQVASLRVTPNMSTWRPCDQVESAVAWKYGVERHDGPTALILSRQNLAQQDRTEQQLKDIARGGYVLKDCDGQPELIFIATGSEVELAVAAWDKLTAEGVKARVVSMPSTDAFDKQDAAYRESVLPKAVSARVAIEAGIADYWYKYVGLNGAIVGMTTFGESAPAELLFEEFGFTVDNVVKQAKAIL